The sequence below is a genomic window from Gemmatimonas sp..
GAAGTACGTGATCGTGAAGGACAAGCTGGATCGTCCAGAGGCACCGCTCGACGCTGTATATGTGGCCCTGCGTGCGGCGTTTCCCGACGCAGTGGCCGATACTCAGGATGGACTCCGATTGGACTGGCCCGACCGCTGGGTGCACCTGCGCCCGTCGGGAACCGAACCAATCGTGCGCGTGATTGCGGAAGGTCCAACCGAGCAGGACGCGCGCACGTTGATCATGCAGGCCCGGGAGCCGCTGTCGGCTCTCGGATCACTCTAGACCTCGAACGACCATGTGCGGAATCGTCGGCTACGTTGGTGATCGGATCGCGACCCCCATGCTGCTCGAAGGGCTGAAGCGCCTCGAGTATCGTGGGTATGACTCGGCGGGCGTCGCCATCATGAACGGCAAGGGTGTCGAAACGCGCCGTGCGGCGGGCAAGATCGCGCGGCTCGAAGCGGCGATCGCGATCGATCCGCCGCTCGGGACCATGGGCATCGCGCATACCCGGTGGGCTACGCACGGACCGCCAACCGAAATCAATGCACACCCGCACGCGAGCCAGAACGGCAAGATTGCGGTCGTGCACAATGGCATCATCGAGAACGCCACCGCGCTCAAGGCGGGACTGGAAGCGCGCGGCTTTGTGTTCAAGTCGGACACCGACACCGAAGTGCTCGCCCACCTCATCGAGGCGGCGTATGCCGGCAACCTCGAAGCGGCCGTGATCGAAGCGCTGCGCCAGTGTGACGGCACCTATGGACTGGCGGCGATCACGAGTGACGAGAAGGACAAGATCGTGGCCGCTCGCAAGGGTAGTCCGCTGCTGATCGGCGTCGGTGAAGGCGAGTACTTCATCGCATCCGATGCCTCAGCGATTCTGGCACATACGCGCAATGTGGTGTATCTCGACGACGGTGACATCGCGGTCGTGACTCGCGATGGCTACAAGGTGATGGACCTCGATTCCGCGATCCGCGACAAGCCGGTGACGCGCATCGAGTGGGACTTGCAGCAGATCGAGCGTGGCGGCTATCCGCACTTCATGCTGAAGGAAATTTTCGAGCAGCCGACCACGGTGGAGAACACCATGCGTGGCCGTCTGATTCTCGAGGAGGGGTTCTCCAAGCTCGGTGGTCTGAACATCTCGAAGGAAGACCTGCTCAAGGTCGACAACATCATCATCACCGCCTGCGGCACGAGCTGGCACTCGGCGCTCATCGGCGAAATGATGATCGAAGAACTCTGCCGTATCCCGGTGGAAGTGGAGTACGCGTCGGAATTCCGCTATCGCAATCCGATCGTCACGCCGACCACGCTGTGCATCGTGATCTCCCAGTCGGGAGAAACGGCGGACACGCTCGCCGCCATGCGCGAAGCGAAGCGTCGTGGCGCCCGCACACTCGGACTCGTGAACGTGGTCGGCTCCACGATCGCGCGCGAAGATGATGGCGGTATTTATCTGCACGCCGGGCCGGAAATCGGTGTGGCGTCGACCAAGGCGTTTACGAGCCAGGTCGTGGCGTTGGCGCTGTTCACGCTCAAGCTCGCGCGCCTCAAGAATCTGAGCGTGGCCCGCGGCCGCGAGATTGCGCAGGCGCTGGCCGACTTGCCGGCGCAGATCCAGTCGATTCTGGATCGCGCACCGGAAATCGAGGAGCTGGCCGAAGAATTCAAGCGCGCGTCCAATTTCCTGTACCTCGGACGTGGCTACAACTTCCCGGCCGCGCTCGAAGGCGCGCTCAAGCTGAAGGAAATCTCGTATATCCACGCCGAGGGCTATCCGGCGGCCGAGATGAAGCACGGGCCCATCGCGCTCATCGACGAGATGATGCCGGTGGTGTGCATCGCCCCGCACGACGCGGTGTTCGACAAGATCACGTCGAACATTCAGGAGGTGAAGGCGCGCAAAGGCAAGATCATCGCGATCACCACCCGCGAAGAGCCGTCGCTGGCCGGCAAGCTCGATTACGAGTTCCGGATCCCCGAAACGGTCGATCTGCTCACGCCGATCCTGGCCAGCGTGCCGCTGCAGTTGCTTGCGTACTACATCGCGGTCAAGCGTGGCTGCAACGTCGACCAGCCGCGGAACTTGGCCAAGTCGGTGACGGTGGAGTAACTGTTTCGGATACCCCCCACGGGCGCTTAGCTTTCGGGATGACTGACGCTGTCTCCCCCGAAGTCGCCGCTGAGCGCCTCACGCACGAAATCTCCCGTCGCCGGACTTTTGCGATCATTTCGCACCCTGACGCCGGGAAGACCACGCTCACCGAAAAGCTGCTGCTGTACGGCGGCGCCATCCATCTGGCCGGCTCGGTGAAGGCGCGGCGGGCCACACGGCACGCCACGTCCGACTGGATGAAGCTGGAGCAGGAACGCGGCATTTCCGTCACCAGCTCCGTGCTGCAATTCGAGTACCTCGGCTATCAGCTCAATCTGCTGGATACGCCGGGCCACGAAGACTTCTCGGAAGACACCTACCGTACTTTGGTCGCGGCCGACTGCGCCATCATGCTGCTCGACAACCGGCGTGGCGTGGAAGAGCGCACACGGCAGCTGTTCGAGGTGTGCAAGCGGCGTCGCACGCCGATTTTTACACTCGTCAACAAGTGCGACCGCCACGGCGAAGATCCGCTCAAGCTGATTCAGGATGTCGAAGCCGATCTCGGCATCGACTGCTTCGCGGCCACATGGCCGGTGTTCGACAACGACATCTTCGTGGGTGTGTACGACCGCCTCAAGCGCGAAGTGCATTTGTTCGAGCGCAGCGGGGACCGCGGCGCGACGCGCGCTGACGACACCATCGTGAGTATCGACGACGTGGCGCTCATCGAGACCATGGGCGAGAGCGCATTCGATCGTCTCATGACCGATATCGACCTGCTCGATGCAGCCGGCCACACGTACGACCACGACCGCGTGATCGACGGGTCGCTCACACCGGTGTTTTTTGGCTCCGCACTCACGAACTTCGGCATCGAGCCGTTCCTGCGCGAGTTTCTCGAATTGGCGCCTGCGCCGGGGCCGCGTGAGACGAACACCGGCAACGTGGATCCGGAGAGCACCGATTTCACGGGCTTCGTGTTCAAGATCCAGGCGAACATGGATCCCAAGCACCGCGATCGCGTCGCGTTCGTGCGCATCGTGTCCGGCCACTTCGAAGCGAACATGCAGGTGCTGCATCAGCGCAGCGGAAAGCCGATTCGCCTGGC
It includes:
- the glmS gene encoding glutamine--fructose-6-phosphate transaminase (isomerizing), producing MCGIVGYVGDRIATPMLLEGLKRLEYRGYDSAGVAIMNGKGVETRRAAGKIARLEAAIAIDPPLGTMGIAHTRWATHGPPTEINAHPHASQNGKIAVVHNGIIENATALKAGLEARGFVFKSDTDTEVLAHLIEAAYAGNLEAAVIEALRQCDGTYGLAAITSDEKDKIVAARKGSPLLIGVGEGEYFIASDASAILAHTRNVVYLDDGDIAVVTRDGYKVMDLDSAIRDKPVTRIEWDLQQIERGGYPHFMLKEIFEQPTTVENTMRGRLILEEGFSKLGGLNISKEDLLKVDNIIITACGTSWHSALIGEMMIEELCRIPVEVEYASEFRYRNPIVTPTTLCIVISQSGETADTLAAMREAKRRGARTLGLVNVVGSTIAREDDGGIYLHAGPEIGVASTKAFTSQVVALALFTLKLARLKNLSVARGREIAQALADLPAQIQSILDRAPEIEELAEEFKRASNFLYLGRGYNFPAALEGALKLKEISYIHAEGYPAAEMKHGPIALIDEMMPVVCIAPHDAVFDKITSNIQEVKARKGKIIAITTREEPSLAGKLDYEFRIPETVDLLTPILASVPLQLLAYYIAVKRGCNVDQPRNLAKSVTVE
- a CDS encoding peptide chain release factor 3, coding for MTDAVSPEVAAERLTHEISRRRTFAIISHPDAGKTTLTEKLLLYGGAIHLAGSVKARRATRHATSDWMKLEQERGISVTSSVLQFEYLGYQLNLLDTPGHEDFSEDTYRTLVAADCAIMLLDNRRGVEERTRQLFEVCKRRRTPIFTLVNKCDRHGEDPLKLIQDVEADLGIDCFAATWPVFDNDIFVGVYDRLKREVHLFERSGDRGATRADDTIVSIDDVALIETMGESAFDRLMTDIDLLDAAGHTYDHDRVIDGSLTPVFFGSALTNFGIEPFLREFLELAPAPGPRETNTGNVDPESTDFTGFVFKIQANMDPKHRDRVAFVRIVSGHFEANMQVLHQRSGKPIRLAAPQQFMARDRVSIEEAWPGDVIGIMDRGNLRIGDTLGGDGKLEFQGIPRFPPEHFARAIPADPLKRKQFDSGLRQLTEEGAAQVFFAETSAGSQPIVGAVGQLQFDVMAFRLEHEYAAPCKFEKMTYRWPRWITGPKADVERVATGQGRLKLFDHKGHVVVLFSDAWALRRALQHETSVVFHETAP